The following proteins are encoded in a genomic region of Rhodoferax aquaticus:
- a CDS encoding PAS domain S-box protein gives MRLKLRLTQGWWLPRSLLRTLLVGVGVAMAIPALLLAYVQFTRHLETEITQRVREPAQQYADVLSQGLSLALWNVDVEMGEKLVTSALGNPDVVNISVTNQFGSLFAYKEGPAQANGRLFREARELHFNGRMVGHLVLQMSEERVYQHLLQDLRQKLLGLLAQIAVSFAFMWLLLDRRFVRPLRALQEVAGRFARGELEQPLALVRQDELGRLAAALEAMRLDIATSIKLRTMAEEQLRLSEENLAITLHSIGDAVIATDPQGRITRMNATAQRLTAWPLSEALGLPLQQVFKIVNAQTRLPAVNPAHLVMQFGQVVGLANHTALLARDGQEYQIFDSAAPIRDAQQRIVGVVLVFSDVTERYRAEAALQQREQEFRAFFEVALVGLMQFSIEDGALIHYNQKFQLITGYSDEELAHHTFASLTCAEEREADWDMFNQALRGEIAEYHSEKRLLRKDGAMIWVNMNAAFVRDASGAAVRAVVVCMDITARRAAQEAVKDSLREKVSLLNEVHHRVKNNLQVIASLLRLEAGRTVHTDTKVVLKDMQGRIRAMSLLHESLYRSGVFADVDLAVYLRQLATQSYRSMVLGEQAVELVLEMDSVRVDMDVAAPCGLLVNELISNALKHGFSVAHGGVVRVFLQNQGADGNGTLALRLGVSDSGQGLAPDFEVANASSLGLQLVSDLARQLKGRLHTGAGPAGGAEFVVEFLVPMPMPMAIAATSVGA, from the coding sequence ATGCGCTTGAAGCTTCGATTGACCCAAGGGTGGTGGCTGCCCCGCTCCCTGCTGCGCACGCTTTTGGTTGGGGTGGGGGTTGCCATGGCGATTCCGGCCCTGCTGTTGGCCTATGTGCAATTTACACGCCACCTAGAAACCGAAATTACCCAGCGTGTGCGCGAACCCGCCCAGCAATACGCCGACGTTTTGTCCCAAGGTCTATCCTTGGCGTTGTGGAACGTCGATGTGGAGATGGGCGAGAAACTGGTCACCAGCGCCTTGGGTAACCCCGACGTCGTCAACATTTCTGTCACCAACCAGTTTGGCAGCCTGTTTGCCTACAAAGAAGGCCCCGCGCAGGCCAATGGGCGCTTGTTTCGCGAAGCACGTGAGCTGCACTTCAATGGGCGTATGGTCGGCCACTTGGTGTTGCAGATGTCTGAAGAGCGGGTGTATCAGCACCTGTTGCAAGACCTTCGCCAAAAACTGCTGGGCCTGTTGGCGCAAATTGCGGTGTCGTTTGCGTTCATGTGGCTTTTGCTGGATCGGCGGTTTGTAAGGCCCTTGCGGGCTTTGCAAGAGGTGGCTGGGCGGTTTGCCCGTGGAGAGCTTGAGCAGCCCTTGGCGCTGGTGCGGCAAGACGAGTTAGGCCGCCTGGCCGCCGCGTTAGAAGCGATGCGCCTCGATATCGCTACCTCTATCAAACTGCGCACCATGGCAGAAGAGCAGTTGCGCTTGAGCGAGGAGAACCTGGCCATCACTCTGCATTCCATTGGGGACGCCGTCATTGCCACCGACCCACAAGGCCGCATTACCCGCATGAATGCCACCGCACAGCGCTTGACGGCCTGGCCTTTGTCAGAGGCGCTGGGGCTGCCGCTGCAGCAGGTTTTCAAAATTGTGAATGCCCAAACCCGCTTGCCTGCCGTGAACCCGGCCCATCTCGTAATGCAGTTTGGGCAGGTGGTAGGACTGGCCAATCACACGGCTCTGTTGGCAAGGGATGGGCAGGAGTACCAAATATTTGACAGTGCGGCCCCGATACGCGATGCACAGCAGCGCATAGTGGGCGTGGTTTTGGTGTTTAGTGATGTAACGGAGCGTTACCGGGCCGAAGCGGCACTGCAGCAACGCGAGCAAGAGTTCCGCGCTTTCTTTGAGGTGGCGTTGGTAGGTTTGATGCAGTTCTCCATCGAAGACGGGGCGCTGATCCACTACAACCAGAAGTTCCAGCTCATCACTGGCTATAGCGACGAAGAGCTGGCACACCACACCTTTGCGTCGCTGACATGTGCCGAAGAGCGGGAGGCTGATTGGGACATGTTCAACCAAGCCTTGCGTGGGGAGATTGCTGAGTACCACAGTGAAAAGCGTTTGCTGCGTAAAGATGGCGCCATGATTTGGGTGAATATGAATGCTGCGTTTGTGCGCGATGCATCGGGCGCTGCAGTGCGTGCGGTCGTGGTGTGCATGGACATTACTGCACGGCGCGCAGCCCAAGAGGCCGTGAAAGACTCACTGCGTGAAAAAGTAAGTCTGCTCAATGAAGTGCACCACCGGGTCAAAAACAACTTGCAAGTGATTGCGAGCCTGCTACGGTTAGAGGCCGGTCGCACGGTGCACACCGACACGAAAGTCGTGCTCAAAGATATGCAAGGTCGGATCCGTGCTATGTCCTTGTTGCATGAGTCCTTGTACCGGTCGGGTGTGTTTGCGGATGTAGATTTGGCGGTCTACCTGCGGCAATTGGCCACCCAGTCTTACCGGTCTATGGTGTTGGGCGAGCAAGCCGTGGAGTTGGTGCTTGAAATGGATTCGGTGCGGGTCGATATGGATGTGGCGGCACCTTGCGGTCTGCTGGTCAATGAGTTGATCTCCAATGCGCTCAAGCATGGGTTTTCGGTAGCGCATGGCGGGGTGGTGCGCGTCTTCCTGCAAAACCAAGGCGCGGATGGCAACGGCACTTTGGCGCTACGCTTAGGGGTGTCCGATAGCGGCCAAGGTCTGGCACCGGACTTTGAAGTGGCCAACGCCTCGTCTTTGGGCTTGCAGTTGGTGAGTGATCTTGCGCGGCAGCTCAAGGGGCGCTTGCACACAGGCGCAGGGCCCGCAGGAGGCGCCGAGTTTGTCGTGGAGTTTTTGGTGCCAATGCCAATGCCAATGGCGATTGCTGCGACCAGCGTTGGCGCATAG
- a CDS encoding DMT family transporter → MFKVIVNRWLALSGNTRGVLLVIGAMFCWSVLDACNKRLMAQGIAPQQVLFLQATAVLLMLLPVVLWTRGRVIASRRPAIHVVRAAFIVTSAWCAAYAVSHLPLAEASAFLMTGSLFMLPLGVWLLGERPHLLRWLGVLVGFGGVLVILRPNAGAGVLQWAALVALFGALNESMLGVVLKKYSGNEHPLAVLTWSQVACWLTFGIFSGFSLPTVPVALWGLLPVIALAASGIYLAYFFAYRAGDASAVEAGSFSLLLFSPALGAVFFSEVPDAAFWMGAGLLVCGIALVIIEPSGRDKPSPP, encoded by the coding sequence ATGTTCAAAGTGATTGTGAATCGTTGGCTCGCGCTGTCGGGCAATACACGGGGGGTGCTGCTGGTAATAGGCGCCATGTTCTGTTGGTCGGTGCTGGACGCCTGCAACAAGCGTTTGATGGCGCAGGGCATTGCGCCGCAGCAGGTCTTGTTTTTGCAGGCGACGGCGGTGCTGCTCATGCTGCTGCCCGTGGTGCTGTGGACACGAGGGCGCGTGATTGCGAGTCGCCGCCCGGCGATTCATGTGGTACGGGCGGCGTTCATTGTGACCTCGGCGTGGTGTGCGGCCTACGCGGTGTCGCACCTGCCACTGGCCGAGGCCAGTGCGTTCTTAATGACCGGGTCATTGTTCATGTTGCCGCTGGGCGTGTGGTTGCTGGGCGAGCGCCCGCATCTGCTGCGCTGGCTGGGGGTGCTGGTGGGCTTTGGGGGTGTGCTGGTGATACTGCGCCCCAACGCAGGTGCGGGCGTGTTGCAGTGGGCTGCCTTGGTGGCCTTGTTTGGTGCTTTGAACGAGTCCATGTTGGGTGTGGTGCTCAAAAAGTATTCAGGCAATGAGCATCCGCTGGCGGTTTTAACCTGGAGCCAAGTGGCCTGTTGGCTGACCTTTGGCATCTTTAGCGGGTTTAGCTTGCCCACGGTCCCTGTGGCCTTGTGGGGCTTGTTGCCGGTGATTGCGCTGGCCGCATCCGGCATTTATCTGGCTTACTTTTTTGCCTACCGCGCGGGCGATGCGTCAGCAGTGGAGGCCGGCAGTTTTTCGCTGTTGTTGTTCAGCCCGGCCTTGGGCGCGGTGTTCTTTTCCGAGGTGCCGGACGCTGCGTTTTGGATGGGGGCGGGTTTGCTGGTGTGCGGAATCGCCTTGGTCATCATCGAACCCTCGGGGCGGGACAAGCCCAGCCCACCCTAG
- a CDS encoding MFS transporter: MPPPNPADADADPASQSPTVPRPLWGVHPDVIKLGLVSFLTDLSSEMIFSVFAIFFTTVAGASAALLGLVEGLADLSASSLNYFAGWLSDRSGKRKAFALAGYGFSTLAKIILLVSSSVTGLTVFRVIERLGKGFRGPPRDAWLAAVADPSSRGYAFGVHKALDKSGAVLGPLVAYGLLRWLGEATSTYQLLFAVAMVPAVLSIVALSLVKDQAAPARQRDNLFASWHSLSPAFKRYLLSAGVFSLAYFSFSFLMLRAHSVGFAVTDIVLLYALFNVACVVAAPLMGRLSDRIGRPRMVLLGYALYASMSVGFALASTQWHIVVLFVLYGVFYAVDEAQNKAFIADLEHERRATAMGLYNFVTGMLYLPASLVAGALWLWQPAVAFWLAAGLAMVAGALFLRAQRGHAACT; encoded by the coding sequence ATGCCACCACCCAACCCCGCAGACGCAGACGCTGACCCGGCCTCGCAATCACCAACAGTTCCACGCCCGCTCTGGGGGGTGCACCCGGATGTCATCAAGCTGGGTTTGGTCAGCTTTTTGACGGACCTGAGCTCGGAGATGATCTTCTCGGTGTTCGCCATTTTCTTCACCACCGTGGCGGGTGCTTCGGCGGCGCTGCTGGGTTTGGTAGAGGGCTTGGCCGACCTCTCAGCGTCTAGCCTCAACTACTTTGCGGGCTGGCTCTCAGACCGCAGTGGCAAGCGCAAGGCCTTTGCTCTGGCGGGCTATGGCTTTTCTACCTTGGCCAAAATCATCTTGCTGGTGTCCAGCTCGGTCACCGGGCTCACCGTTTTCCGGGTGATTGAACGGCTGGGCAAAGGCTTTCGAGGGCCGCCGCGTGATGCTTGGCTGGCCGCCGTGGCCGACCCAAGCAGCCGGGGCTATGCCTTTGGCGTGCACAAGGCCTTGGACAAATCAGGTGCCGTGCTGGGGCCGCTGGTGGCCTATGGCCTGCTGCGCTGGCTGGGCGAAGCGACAAGCACTTACCAACTCTTGTTCGCCGTGGCCATGGTGCCTGCGGTGCTCAGCATCGTGGCGCTGAGCCTGGTGAAAGACCAAGCCGCCCCAGCCCGCCAGCGCGACAACCTGTTTGCCAGCTGGCACAGCCTGAGCCCCGCATTTAAGCGCTACCTGCTTAGCGCCGGGGTGTTTTCTCTGGCGTATTTCAGCTTCAGCTTTTTGATGCTGCGCGCCCACAGCGTGGGCTTTGCGGTGACCGACATTGTGTTGCTCTACGCCTTGTTCAACGTGGCATGCGTCGTGGCTGCGCCGCTGATGGGACGCCTGAGCGACCGCATAGGCCGCCCGCGCATGGTGCTGCTGGGCTACGCGCTGTACGCCAGCATGAGCGTGGGCTTTGCACTGGCCAGCACGCAGTGGCATATCGTGGTTCTGTTTGTGTTGTACGGGGTGTTCTACGCGGTGGACGAAGCACAAAACAAAGCCTTTATTGCCGACCTAGAGCACGAGCGCCGCGCCACCGCCATGGGCCTGTACAACTTTGTGACCGGCATGCTGTACCTGCCCGCGTCTTTGGTGGCAGGTGCCCTCTGGCTATGGCAACCCGCTGTTGCGTTTTGGCTGGCAGCGGGCTTGGCAATGGTGGCGGGGGCTTTGTTTTTGCGCGCGCAGCGGGGGCATGCAGCATGCACCTGA
- a CDS encoding substrate-binding periplasmic protein, with protein sequence MPRYLRALYRSLLGLSLAWSAHAADPIQLGIGEWPPYFSSTQKENGVFAHIVKEAFAREGVAVSYQFFPWKRALLMAEHGEVSASPGWIQTEERSKLFLFSDPVLISRTTLFYRRDRPLVFNTMADLKGKTIGAAVGYTYGEAFDQAAQTGEFTVDRTSSDEANLRKLLLGRLDAVAVNRAVGFDILTRFTDAEGKQLAATERNVNEQASRMAVSRALPNAEQLLKTFNTGLAKLQRDGTAKRLLADVETGVYSKP encoded by the coding sequence ATGCCCCGATACTTGCGTGCTTTGTACCGATCACTCCTAGGTTTAAGCCTCGCTTGGAGTGCCCATGCGGCAGACCCCATACAGCTAGGCATCGGTGAATGGCCGCCTTACTTTTCATCGACGCAAAAGGAAAACGGTGTGTTTGCGCACATTGTCAAAGAAGCCTTTGCGCGAGAAGGTGTGGCCGTGAGCTACCAGTTCTTCCCGTGGAAGCGCGCGCTTTTGATGGCAGAGCATGGCGAAGTAAGCGCCTCACCCGGCTGGATACAGACGGAAGAGCGGTCCAAGCTGTTCCTGTTCAGTGATCCGGTGCTCATCTCCCGCACAACCCTGTTTTATCGGCGAGACCGGCCTTTGGTGTTCAACACGATGGCGGACCTCAAAGGTAAAACCATAGGTGCAGCCGTGGGCTACACCTACGGCGAAGCGTTTGACCAGGCTGCACAAACCGGCGAGTTCACCGTGGACCGAACCTCCTCAGACGAAGCCAATCTGCGCAAACTTTTGCTGGGACGCTTGGACGCAGTGGCGGTGAACCGGGCCGTAGGGTTTGACATCCTCACCCGGTTTACCGATGCCGAAGGAAAGCAGCTCGCCGCGACCGAACGCAACGTCAATGAACAAGCCTCGCGCATGGCAGTGAGCCGTGCGCTGCCCAATGCCGAGCAGCTGCTAAAAACGTTCAACACAGGCCTTGCCAAACTGCAACGCGACGGCACCGCCAAGCGCTTGTTGGCCGATGTCGAGACTGGGGTCTACTCCAAACCCTAG